One part of the Candida albicans SC5314 chromosome R, complete sequence genome encodes these proteins:
- the ADP1 gene encoding putative ATP-dependent permease (Putative PDR-subfamily ABC transporter; similar to WHITE subfamily proteins; gene used for strain identification by multilocus sequence typing), whose product MNAKLFVAWTVISCLMQLTMGLKVENNQDLEATFTRIKRSLVHQDIFEINPQITERAKPGHGNDGDDDNKECPPCFNCNLPNFECTQFSQCNTFTGMCECQDGFGGNDCSEPLCGSLGDGNSKRPVRKKKQCACKSGWSGINCNLCERDDVCDQFMPEGLKGTCYREGIIVNKFHQMCDVTNPKILSILDGKIPQATFSCNKTSENCNFQFWIDQVESFYCDLNKCKLDYDLNANTTHYNCEEVACKCLPDRMLCGKAGSIDISEFLTETIRGPGDFTCDVATKKCRFSEPSMNDLIQSVFGDPYITLQCKSGECIHESEIPGYTLPDNPKFTLGNLFVIIGVLLVCILAVVSLLRNISESALFKKNGYEPLDSDPSVMNLNFEPTTLSFEDIKYEVTGGRQILNGVFGFVKPRECLAIMGGSGAGKTTLLDILAGKNKDGKIDGSIYVNGNPIDPKHYKSIIGFVDQEDHLIPTLTVYETVLNSALLRLPRDMSFGQKQARVIEVLNELRILGIKDRVIGSDFKRGISGGEKRRVSIACELVTSPSILFLDEPTSGLDSYNARNVIESLVKLSRDYERTVVFTIHQPRSNIVSLFDKLLLLSEGDLIYSGEMIKCNDFFTKNGYKCPPGYNIADYLIDITVDHNKIVKVSDADSSVAIASSSDLHDANVHAAFLSTRSESQVDTTSEWEHFAVHRDEYNTDIIGHRKSKGGEEETILRLRNKLPTLFIESPSAFEIKQEITNGKENPLPLTQGSQDIKKATIFTQITILASRTFKNLYRNPRLLLAHYVLSLAVGLFCGYLYYDVSNDISGFQNRLGLFFFLLAFFGFSALTGLHSFATERIIFIRERANNYYNPLSYYVSKLFCDIIPLRVLPPIILISIAYPLVGLTMEHNAFLKAILVLVLFNVSVALEMLIVGILVKEPGTSTMVGVLLLLMSLLFAGLFINSEDLNMQIKWLEWISVFHYAYESLSINEVKDLILREKKYGLSIEVPGAVILSTFGFDVGAFWKDISFLGGLSAVFLGLGYIFLFYFTVEKR is encoded by the coding sequence ATGAATGCTAAGTTATTTGTGGCGTGGACAGTCATTTCATGTCTAATGCAATTGACAATGGGATTGAAGGTTGAGAATAATCAAGATCTTGAAGCTACTTttacaagaattaaaagatCACTCGTACATCAAGATATATTTGAGATTAATCCTCAAATAACCGAACGTGCCAAACCAGGACATGGCAATGATGGTGATGACGATAACAAAGAATGTCCACCatgtttcaattgtaaCTTACCAAATTTCGAGTGTACCCAATTTTCCCAGTGTAATACATTTACAGGAATGTGTGAATGTCAAGATGGTTTTGGAGGCAATGATTGCTCTGAACCTTTATGTGGATCTTTAGGAGATGGTAATTCAAAGAGACCCGTcagaaaaaagaaacagtGTGCATGTAAATCAGGATGGTCTGGAATCAATTGTAACTTGTGTGAAAGAGACGATGTGTGTGACCAATTCATGCCAGAAGGGTTAAAGGGAACTTGTTATAGAGAAGGTATTATAGTTAAcaaatttcatcaaatgtGTGATGTAACTAACCCCAAAATTCTTTCTATATTGGATGGCAAAATCCCACAAGCTACATTTTCGTGCAATAAAACTTCGGAAAATTgtaattttcaattttggatTGATCAGGTAGAATCATTTTATTGTGATTTGAACAAATGTAAATTGGATTATGATTTGAATGCCAATACCACTCATTATAATTGTGAAGAAGTAGCTTGTAAATGTTTACCTGATCGAATGCTTTGTGGTAAGGCTggatcaattgatatttctGAGTTTTTAACTGAAACAATTAGAGGTCCAGGCGATTTCACCTGTGATGTCGCAACCAAAAAGTGTCGCTTTTCCGAGCCAAGTATGAATGATTTGATCCAAAGTGTTTTTGGCGATCCATATATCACGTTGCAATGTAAATCAGGTGAGTGTATTCATGAAAGCGAAATCCCAGGATACACTCTCCCCGATAATCCAAAGTTCACCCTTGGTAATTTGTTTGTAATAATTGGAGTCTTGTTGGTTTGTATTTTAGCTGTTGTCTCTCTTTTGAGAAATATTAGTGAGTCGGCCTTGTTCAAGAAGAATGGGTATGAACCGTTGGATTCGGATCCTAGTGTCATGAACCTAAACTTCGAGCCTACAACATTGTCCTTTGAAGATATTAAATATGAGGTTACTGGTGGTCGACAAATTTTAAATGGAGTCTTTGGGTTTGTAAAACCAAGAGAATGTTTGGCTATAATGGGAGGTTCAGGTGCTGGTAAAACTACATTGTTGGATATTTTGGCTGGTAAGAACAAAGATGGTAAAATCGATGGATCAATTTATGTGAACGGAAATCCAATAGACCCAAAACACTACAAGTCTATTATCGGGTTTGTTGATCAAGAGGATCACTTGATACCTACGTTGACTGTATATGAGACTGTTTTAAACAGTGCGTTGTTAAGGCTTCCGCGTGACATGAGTTTTGGACAAAAGCAAGCAAGAGTAATTGAAGTACTTAATGAACTAAGAATCTTGGGCATCAAGGATAGAGTTATTGGATCTGATTTTAAAAGGGGTATTTCTGGTGGTGAGAAAAGAAGAGTCTCTATTGCTTGTGAGTTGGTTACTTCCCCTTcgattttatttttggatGAGCCTACTTCCGGATTAGACTCTTACAATGCAAGAAATGTAATTGAAAGTTTGGTCAAGTTATCACGTGATTATGAAAGAACTGTTGTTTTCACAATTCATCAGCCAAGAAGTAATATTGTATCGttgtttgataaattgCTTTTGCTTAGTGAGGGAGATTTGATATATTCAGGAGAAATGATCAAATGTAATGATTTCTTCACTAAAAATGGTTATAAATGTCCACCGGGTTACAACATTGCCGATTATTTGATCGATATTACTGTTGATCACAACAAGATAGTTAAAGTTTCTGATGCAGATTCCAGTGTTGCTATAGCGTCATCAAGTGATTTGCATGATGCTAATGTCCATGCAGCTTTTTTGAGCACTAGATCTGAGAGTCAAGTAGACACCACTAGTGAATGGGAGCATTTTGCTGTGCATCGTGATGAATACAACACTGATATTATTGGGCATCGCAAATCTAAAGGtggtgaagaagaaactaTACTTCGCttaagaaataaattacCAACTTTGTTTATAGAGTCGCCCTCTGCATTTGAAATCAAGCAAGAGATAACGAATGGGAAAGAAAATCCTTTACCGTTGACACAAGGTAGTCAGGATATCAAGAAGGCGACAATCTTTACCCAGATCACCATTCTTGCCTCCAGAACATTTAAAAACTTGTACAGAAACCCAAGACTCTTGTTGGCACATTATGTTTTGTCCTTGGCAGTTGGGTTATTTTGTGGGTATTTGTACTATGATGTTTCCAACGACATTAGTGGGTTCCAAAATAGATTAGGgcttttcttctttttgttggcattttttggattttcaGCATTAACTGGATTGCATTCATTTGCCACAGAAAGgattattttcatcagAGAACGAGCcaacaattattacaatCCATTAAGTTATTATGTTAGTAAGCTTTTCTGTGATATAATTCCATTGAGAGTATTACCACctattattttgattagtATTGCATATCCCTTGGTTGGTTTGACAATGGAGCACAATGCTTTCCTCAAAGctattttggttttggtgtTGTTTAATGTGTCTGTTGCCCTTGAAATGTTGATTGTGGGTATATTGGTAAAAGAGCCAGGAACGTCTACAATGGTTGGggttttgttattattaatgtCATTGCTCTTTGCTGGCTTATTTATAAACAGTGAAGATTTGAACATGCAAATAAAATGGTTGGAGTGGATATCCGTGTTTCATTATGCGTATGAATCATTATCCATTAATGAAGTAAAGGACTTGATATTGCGGGAAAAGAAATATGGATTGTCAATTGAAGTTCCAGGTGCTGTAATTTTGAGTACCTTTGGGTTTGATGTGGGTGCGTTTTGGAAGGACATTTCGTTTTTAGGAGGATTGTCTGCTGTGTTCTTAGGTCTAGGATacattttcttgttttattttacaGTTGAGAAAAGATGA
- a CDS encoding uncharacterized protein (Ortholog of C. parapsilosis CDC317 : CPAR2_205150, Debaryomyces hansenii CBS767 : DEHA2G10538g, Pichia stipitis Pignal : psti_CGOB_00130 and Candida guilliermondii ATCC 6260 : PGUG_02975) — MPGIKKNRKTYNQSSFRRVLRSKLNSNEGSNTVGIKSDNCDILIYLIYMNYVNELINEGAKSQNGGAGEEGEVTEERLNNANDKLIKKYRG, encoded by the coding sequence ATGCCAGgaataaagaaaaacagGAAAACTTACAATCAGTCTAGTTTTAGACGAGTACTACGATCGAAACTTAATTCAAATGAGGGATCAAACACAGTTGGAATAAAATCCGATAACTgtgatattttgatttactTGATATATATGAACTATGTTAATGAGCTAATAAATGAAGGTGCAAAGTCTCAAAACGGTGGTGCTGGTGAAGAAGGAGAGGTTACTGAAGAACGTCTAAACAATGCAAATGACAAACTAATCAAGAAATACAGAGGATGA
- the MHP1 gene encoding Mhp1p (Protein similar to S. cerevisiae Mhp1p, which is involved in microtubule stabilization; transposon mutation affects filamentous growth; possibly transcriptionally regulated upon hyphal formation; possibly an essential gene (by UAU1 method)) gives MTSTDEDSGKNQFSTPKAQQLSTNGSFPLIDQKTKPQLDMEKMRDILAEETCLYTKGVQDTDVDWFITDSSIDPNADVQPSVSSPRETNLNSQATIPTSHLTSAISNSNENYTNKTKPSIAPIQEENIASDTSPRHHRHEIEQQQPRRRSSVSVSTSGGFLSKLKSKFHKESPTPPGNHQDGLFKSGYSVNPDKKSNDSSNSSIASLSSSPKLVSGSNLQRTMSTPAYTHDTCDPRLEEYIKFYRKSDRRASVASSSHSAKDECLPSVLVNASEPTNYNKTKDEVNASRVSGFFKRKNSVAMKNGETSSPRSSVSVSVTPQSQVKNGLENNPSFQGLKPLKRVAFHSSTFLIDPPQQIPSRTPRKGNVEVLPNGTVNIRPLTDEERLEIEKSQKGLGGGIVVGGTGALGYIKKDSDPPKPGENNLNAQDDDNNDDGSNQSSESSQLESEPSVDKHAKSFTIDTPMARHQAVNYSVPIKKMALDTMYARCCHLREILPIPAILKQIPKGSIAPIPVLQLRNPTPTMIEIQSFADFLRIAPVICVSLDGVNFSVEQFKILLSAMSAKKQLEKLSLRNTPIDQKGWSLLCWFLSRNTVLNRLDITQCPSLSVNTLKKKKKKTDSKFDETLVRMVSNKDNRSDVDWELFVATLVARGGIEELILTGCCITDIEIFEKLISLAVSKKTSRLGLAFNQLTSRHMKIIVDEWLFKDFARGIDFGYNDFSSVHMLKILVDYSKRPDFDQILSKSTLSFVSLNSTNVSLGDIFKESFERVLMKLPNLKYVDFSNNQRLFGTFGKSDNEEADANEVASVNYFISKLPLFPKLVRLHLENENFSKSSVLQIAEILPFCKSLGYFSILGSKLDFTCGSALVNAVKNSQSLINVDADSDNFPDIFKERMGLYTMRNMERLLYSAKKADVKTPLLSEDSAGNVSMTEQLHEILRLKSQQKLDLQSPEITKFIERAKSISHGLRQTINELLRMQLKNRLDLDGKETLIRLIFIDSSIEKGLMLIDPSLVDDNNKNAGYLTSMIGTREGNEETQQFEQSDHLDPQPAASVLANKSPSVMSRSDSRTSLNNLNKEEGSVLKLAKLRDFHSPNSPYPESTGEELRNKLMSVELADLDKVIDFLSDLKKKGVSLEKVFQCHENQGANDHEEGLLDIEHIKSRLQKLSVEQMDGVSKDVDTDADEINTGTDKTHALNNTYDEVLKNLFK, from the coding sequence ATGACTTCAACAGATGAAGATTCCGgaaagaatcaattttcCACACCTAAAGCACAGCAACTATCAACGAATGGATCATTTCcattaattgatcaaaagACTAAACCACAGTTAGATATGGAAAAAATGAGAGATATATTAGCAGAAGAAACTTGTTTATATACAAAGGGTGTACAAGATACAGACGTTGATTGGTTTATTACCGACTCCTCGATAGATCCAAATGCTGATGTGCAACCCCTGGTTAGTTCCCCACGAGAGACAAACTTGAATTCACAAGCAACAATCCCAACTTCACATCTCACTTCAGCTATTTCAAACTCTAATGAAAACTATACTAATAAAACGAAGCCATCGATTGCTCCCATTCAGGAAGAAAATATAGCATCTGATACCTCGCCACGTCATCATCGACATGAAATAGAACAACAGCAACCAAGAAGACGAAGTAGCGTTTCAGTAAGCACTAGTGGTGGGTTTTTGTCGAAGTTGAAAAGCAAATTCCATAAGGAGTCCCCAACTCCACCTGGCAATCACCAAGACGGGCTTTTTAAGTCTGGTTACAGTGTAAATCCAGATAAGAAATCGAATGATAGTTCAAACTCCAGCATTGCGTCGTTGTCATCATCACCCAAGTTAGTTTCCGGTTCTAACCTTCAAAGAACGATGTCTACCCCAGCATACACTCATGATACTTGTGATCCCCGATTGGAGGAATACATAAAGTTCTACCGAAAAAGTGATCGTCGTGCATCTGTTGCTTCGTCATCCCATTCTGCCAAAGATGAATGTTTGCCCTCTGTTTTAGTTAATGCATCTGAACCTACCAATTATAATAAGACTAAAGATGAAGTGAATGCCAGCAGAGTTTCTGGATTTTTTAAACGAAAAAACAGTGTTGCAATGAAGAATGGAGAAACGAGTCTGCCAAGATCTCTGGTTTCAGTCTCAGTCACGCCACAGTCGCAAGTAAAAAATGGGTTGGAAAATAATCCTAGCTTCCAAGGTCTAAAACCATTGAAACGAGTAGCATTTCATTCTTCAACTTTCTTAATAGATCCACCACAACAGATTCCCTCTAGAACTCCAAGAAAAGGTAATGTGGAAGTTTTACCAAATGGAACTGTTAATATACGTCCACTTACTGACGAAGAGCGACTCgagattgaaaaatcacAAAAGGGGTTAGGAGGTGGGATAGTGGTTGGAGGCACAGGTGCTTTGGGCTATATAAAGAAAGATTCTGACCCACCGAAACCAGGtgaaaacaatttgaatgCCCAAGATGATGACAATAATGATGACGGAAGTAACCAGTCATCAGAGTCTCTGCAATTAGAGAGTGAACCTTCTGTTGACAAGCATGCTAAATCTTTTACTATAGACACTCCAATGGCTCGTCATCAAGCTGTTAATTATTCAGTCCCCATTAAAAAAATGGCTCTTGATACAATGTATGCACGTTGTTGTCATTTGCGAGAAATTCTTCCCATACCAGCAATATTAAAGCAAATACCAAAAGGGTCAATAGCACCTATACCTGTTTTGCAGTTGCGTAATCCAACACCCACTATGATTGAGATTCAATCATTTGCTGATTTTTTGCGAATTGCGCCGGTAATTTGTGTTTCGTTGGACGGGGTGAACTTTTCAgttgaacaatttaaaatctTGCTCTCAGCAATGAGTGCCAAAAAGCAGTTGGAGAAACTTAGTTTGAGGAATACTCCTATTGACCAAAAAGGCTGGTCCTTATTGTGTTGGTTTTTATCAAGAAATACAGTGTTGAATAGGTTGGATATAACTCAATGTCCCTCCTTATCAGTGAATACTctcaagaagaagaagaagaaaactGACAGCAAATTTGACGAAACCTTGGTAAGAATGGTATCCAATAAAGACAATCGTTCAGATGTTGATTGGGAATTGTTTGTGGCTACTTTGGTCGCAAGAGGTGGTAtagaagaattgattttaacTGGTTGTTGCATTACggatattgaaatttttgaaaaattgatatcCTTAGCTGTTCTGAAGAAGACTTCGAGATTAGGGTTGGCGTTCAACCAGTTAACTTCTCGACATAtgaaaattattgttgatgaatgGCTTTTTAAAGATTTTGCCAGGGGTATAGACTTTGGTTACAATGACTTTCTGAGTGTTCATATGTTGAAAATTCTTGTTGACTATTCAAAACGTCCAGATTTTGATCAAATATTGCTGAAGTcaacattatcatttgTGAGTCTAAATTCCACAAATGTAAGTCTTGGAGATATTTTTAAGGAATCTTTTGAACGAgtgttgatgaaattgcctaatttgaaatatgtGGATTTTTCCAATAACCAAAGATTATTTGGAACTTTTGGGAAAAGTGATAATGAAGAGGCAGATGCCAATGAAGTTGCCAGTGTGAACTATTTTATATCTAAACTTCCTCTTTTCCCTAAATTGGTTCGACTTCATTTGGAAAATGAGAATTTTAGTAAATCGTCAGTTTTACAAATTGCGGAAATACTACCATTTTGCAAAAGCTTGGGATACTTTTCTATTTTGGGTTCCAAACTTGATTTTACTTGTGGAAGTGCTTTGGTTAATGCTGTCAAGAACTCACAGAGTTTAATTAATGTGGATGCAGATTCCGACAACTTCCCTGATATTTTCAAAGAAAGGATGGGGTTATACACAATGAGAAATATGGAGAGATTGTTATACTCTGCGAAAAAGGCAGATGTGAAAACTCCGTTGTTGTCAGAAGACTCTGCTGGTAATGTATCGATGACAGAACAATTACATGAGATCCTCCGTTTAAAATCACAACAGAAACTTGATTTGCAACTGCCagaaattacaaaatttattgaacGTGCGAAATCAATTAGTCATGGATTGAGACAAACTATTAATGAACTATTGAGAATGCAGTTGAAAAATAGATTAGATCTAGATGGGAAGGAAACTTTGATTAGATTGATATTTATAGATTCCAGTATTGAAAAGGGGTTGATGTTAATTGACCCAAGCTTGGTAGAtgataacaataaaaacGCAGGATATTTGACGAGTATGATTGGTACCAGAGAGGGTAATGAAGAAACCCAACAATTTGAGCAATCTGATCATTTAGATCCTCAACCAGCAGCAAGTGTATTGGCAAATAAGTCTCCTTCAGTAATGTCAAGATCCGATTCACGCACAagtttgaataatttaaataaagaagaagggtctgttttgaaattagcAAAGCTTCGAGATTTCCACAGTCCAAATTCTCCATACCCGGAATCAACAGGTGAGGAATTGCGAAACAAATTGATGAGTGTTGAATTGGCTGATTTAGACAAAGTGATTGACTTTTTGAGTGACTTGAAAAAGAAGGGAGTTTCGTTGGAAAAAGTTTTCCAGTGTCACGAGAATCAGGGTGCAAATGATCATGAAGAAGGTCTACTTGACATTGAACATATCAAATCCCGTTTGCAGAAACTATCTGTTGAACAAATGGATGGCGTTTCAAAAGATGTAGATACAGATGCAGATGAAATTAACACTGGAACAGACAAGACACATGCATTGAATAACACGTATGACGAAGTATTGAAGAATCTCTTCAAATAG
- a CDS encoding bifunctional AAA family ATPase chaperone/translocase (Ortholog(s) have protein transmembrane transporter activity and role in chaperone-mediated protein complex assembly, mitochondrial respiratory chain complex III assembly, protein insertion into mitochondrial membrane from inner side) has protein sequence MAQTPQSIDFEKIKESSDGTLKGMLTQGFNEIVVNNPYFAAGGGLMLLGTGLALARSGVVKGSGFIYRQLLVDLEIPSKDKSYLWFLEWMSQYKHRTSRHLSVETNVITHDNGAITTNFSLVPGPGKHLIRYKGAYMLVNRERSGKLLDMTSGTPFETVTLTTLYRDRKLFNDLLSEAKSLALKAREGKTVIFTSWGPEWRPFGQPRSKRLLGSVILDEGIAENIVNDVKDFLTSGEWYHKRGIPYRRGYLLYGPPGSGKTSFIQALAGELDYNICILNLSENNLTDDRLNHLMNHIPNRSILLLEDVDAAFNKREQTNDQGFNNGVTFSGLLNALDGVASAEECITFMTTNHPEKLDPALLRPGRVDYKVMIDNATEHQVKRMFLRFYENEEELCEKFLAKYRKLNMQHVSTAQLQGLFVYNKRDPEAAIAMIETLQNPNTVF, from the coding sequence ATGGCTCAGACACCTCAGTctattgattttgaaaaaataaaggaGTCTTCAGATGGAACTTTAAAGGGGATGTTAACCCAGGGGttcaatgaaattgttgttaataatCCGTATTTTGCGGCTGGTGGTGGATTGATGTTGCTTGGTACAGGATTGGCATTAGCAAGACTGGGAGTAGTAAAGGGTTCAGGGTTCATTTATCGTCAGCTATTAGTTGATTTAGAAATCCCTTCGAAAGATAAATCTTATCTATGGTTTTTGGAATGGATGTCCCAGTATAAGCATAGAACTTCACGTCACTTATCTGTTGAAACCAATGTGATCACTCATGATAACGGTGCCATCACTactaatttttcattagttCCAGGACCTGGGAAACATTTAATAAGGTATAAGGGGGCATATATGTTAGTAAATCGTGAACGATCTGGGAAATTGTTGGACATGACAAGTGGTACACCTTTTGAAACTGTGACCTTGACGACCCTTTACCGAGATCGCAAATTGTTCAATGACTTGTTAAGTGAAGCAAAAAGTTTGGCGTTGAAAGCTCGTGAAGGTAAAACAGTTATCTTTACATCTTGGGGGCCGGAATGGAGACCTTTTGGACAGCCTCGGTCCAAAAGATTGTTGGGGTCAGTTATTTTAGATGAAGGAATTGCTGAAAATATTGTCAATGACGTTAAGGATTTTCTCACTAGTGGTGAGTGGTATCACAAGCGTGGTATACCTTACAGAAGAGGCTATTTGTTATATGGTCCACCTGGGAGTGGTAAAACTTCCTTCATACAAGCATTGGCTGGGGAGTTGGATTAcaatatttgtattttaaatttatccGAGAACAATTTGACTGACGATAGattgaatcatttaatgaatCACATACCGAATAGatctattttattattagaagatGTCGATGCAGCGTTCAATAAGAGGGAACAGACCAATGATCAAGGTTTTAACAATGGAGTAACTTTCTCTGGATTGTTAAATGCGTTAGATGGTGTGGCTAGTGCTGAAGAATGCATTACATTTATGACCACAAATCATCCTGAAAAACTAGATCCAGCTTTGCTCAGACCAGGGAGAGTTGATTATAAAGTTATGATAGACAACGCAACTGAGCATCAAGTTAAGCGCATGTTCTTAAGATtttatgaaaatgaagaagaactTTGTGAGAAATTCTTAGCCAAATATAGAAAGTTGAACATGCAACATGTTAGCACAGCGCAGTTGCAAGGGTTGTTCGTATACAACAAGAGAGATCCAGAGGCAGCGATTGCCATGATAGAGACATTACAAAACCCAAACACGGTATTTTAA
- the CEK2 gene encoding Cek2p (MAP kinase required for wild-type efficiency of mating; component of the signal transduction pathway that regulates mating; ortholog of S. cerevisiae Fus3; induced by Cph1, pheromone; transposon mutation affects filamentous growth) yields the protein MKKSTGPTQTRQVVFNISQNFKVLKILGEGAYGIVALAVHLPTETKVAIKKIEPFERPLFCLRTLREIKLLTKFKNHDNIVRLYDVQKPMNYDSFNEVYLIQEYMPSDLHNIIHTHLLSDQHVQYFIYQILKGLKMIHSARVIHRDLKPSNILVNEKCDLKICDFGLARLDTKHYNFDEAPRISMLTEYVATRWYRAPEIMLSASNYSTAIDLWSVGCILAELLTYRALFPGSDYINQLKLIFEVLGTPTDEDLQIIKSERAQKFIRSLPTKVKIDLSEFINNHPYRNIKHRGRDQVNPLAIDLLEKLLVFDPAKRITVQDALEHPYLNSYHEQLDEPVTSPIPIEEFDFDIDKKNLDTNDLKKQIFEIVMS from the coding sequence ATGAAGAAATCTACTGGCCCCACTCAAACTCGCCAAGTAGTATTCAACATATCTCAAAACTTTAAAGTGCTCAAGATTTTGGGAGAGGGTGCTTATGGCATTGTTGCTTTGGCAGTACATTTACCCACAGAGACTAAGGTGGCCATCAAAAAAATCGAACCATTTGAAAGACCATTATTCTGTCTTCGTACGTTAcgagaaatcaaattattaacaaaattCAAGAACCACGACAATATAGTTCGATTATACGATGTACAAAAACCAATGAATTATGACAGCTTCAATGAAGTTTATCTTATTCAGGAATACATGCCTCTGGATTTGCATAATATCATACACACACATCTTTTGAGCGATCAACACGTTCAGTATTTTATCTATCAGATCCTCAAAGGATTAAAGATGATTCATAGTGCAAGAGTAATACACCGTGATTTGAAACCATCCAACATTTTGGTCAATGAAAAATGTGATTTGAAGATTTGTGATTTTGGCTTAGCTCGCTTAGATACCAAACATTACAATTTTGATGAAGCACCTAGAATTTCAATGCTAACTGAATACGTCGCTACAAGATGGTATCGAGCTCCAGAAATCATGTTGAGTGCATCCAATTATTCGACGGCTATCGATCTTTGGTCGGTGGGCTGTATATTGGCTGAACTTTTGACTTACAGGGCCTTGTTCCCTGGATCTGACTacattaatcaattgaaattaatctTTGAAGTACTTGGAACACCAACCGATGAAGACTTGCAGATCATCAAATCAGAACGTGCACAAAAGTTTATCAGATCTCTACCAACAAAGGTCAAGATTGACTTGAGtgaattcattaataatcaTCCATATAGAAATATTAAACATCGTGGTCGAGACCAAGTGAACCCATTAGCCATAGATTTATTGGAAAAGTTATTGGTTTTCGACCCAGCTAAAAGAATCACCGTTCAAGACGCATTAGAACACCCTTATTTAAATTCATACCACGAACAACTTGATGAGCCTGTTACACTGCCAATACCTATAGAAgagtttgattttgatataGATAAGAAGAATTTGGACACCAATGacttgaaaaaacaaattttcgAAATAGTCATGTCGTAA